A portion of the Sabethes cyaneus chromosome 3, idSabCyanKW18_F2, whole genome shotgun sequence genome contains these proteins:
- the LOC128740032 gene encoding uncharacterized protein LOC128740032 encodes MSEKKMKQKELKRRNIIDSIRRIDEFLQNYDPDRDSQEVAIRMSRLDTLMETFESIQAEYETFDDTDEFIHLNTATRAKVEEQYFRVKGGLMSLVPPAAPVPIQPVSTVPIVSQFSGVKLPTISLPQFDGDLNDWLTFHDSFNSLIHSASEIPCIQKFQYLRSALKGDALKLIESLTITANNYAVAWESLLNRYSNKYLLKKKHLQAITSQPKPIGKSISSLRVVVEEFQRHVKILEQLNEPTAHWSSLLVQLLCARVDEQTLKDWEEFISADGDPTYTNLIEFLTKKIRTMESLSINADYSVPSTPNKHHFPAKHQRSSLGQPSSRIGSFAATENYLPACHACEHRHFLVKCPVFEKMSLKDKLQLVNTKKICSNCFRRDHFVRKCASKYACQICQRRHHTLLHPGFETTATVIENPNHGGTHGQLPQHCPSSNVARCEIETVPAATDKIVSTNSVSDPRSITVFLSTVVLIVLDRYGREHLARAILDSASQCCLMSERLSQRLNLPQRRLNQPIFGVGESKVRATGLVSTEVRSRIGKFAVQIDCLILPKITTMLPAVTVKRDSWTIPEGIELADPNFNVSQKIDLIIGAEHFYTFLKGGRIDLGKSYPMLIESEFGWLVTGISSHETTHHTPICNISILESLDRNIEKFWRIEELHTKVLSPTEQMCEDFFRDTVSRDNSGRYIVKYPKREDIFSKIGDSYSNALRRLESLERKLDRNEQLKKRYHTFMSEFINLGHMREISQDEKKSLITCYLPHHPVVKESSTTTKVRGVFDASAKTSTGYSLNDALLVGPAIQDELYTIILRFRRYRIVLLADIEKMYRMIKIHPDDQFLQCVLFRFNKNHPVTEYVLTTVTYGLAPSSFLATRTLCQLAEFIRGEDSVESAIKLRREMSELLTRKGFRLRKFCSNSHEVLNDIPEEDLATQSDRTFDPEQTIKTLGISWEPSTDQFRFEVNVNMKDASITKRHILSIIARLYDPLGLIAPIIVRAKIVMQQLWTLSLDWDEEVPAEIQTIWISFISDLPQLAEFRIERYAFETGDVQLHCFADASDVAYGACVYVRSDMGYGRIKVELLTSKSRVAPLKKRSIPRLELCAAKLAAQLVAKVGTALEIRVESIWCWSDSTVVLFWLRSPSPTWKTFVSNRVAEIQILTNGSKWRHVPGAENPADLVSRGMTVQQIIRSELWRHGPEWLQKDKTYWPEFQIPLAAPSDEILERKVTSLAIRIPPPPNPLITRFSLYHRMVRSIAYCLRFIKNSRKGTRESTIVLSLEEVKHSQTTLVKLVQAECYPNELRVLRRGQSVANQSTLKLLNPFVDSSGIIRVGGRLRLSNQPYETKHPILLPGTHHFTRLLLVSYHRKLLHGGISHTLAAVRNDFWPTCGRRAVRSTIWNCYRCTRADPRPIKQPIGQIPSPRITPSRPFASVGVDYCGPVYIKSRIRKGTAGHPSISRSYNVKLPSTHVKSI; translated from the coding sequence ATGTCggagaaaaagatgaaacaaaaGGAGCTAAAAAGACGGAACATCATCGATTCAATAAGGCGCATCGACGAATTCCTGCAAAATTACGATCCTGATCGAGATTCCCAAGAGGTAGCGATACGAATGAGCAGACTGGATACACTGATGGAGACTTTCGAGTCGATTCAAGCTGAGTATGAGACATTTGATGATACTGATGAATTTATTCATTTAAATACGGCAACCAGAGCAAAGGTAGAAGAGCAATATTTTCGAGTTAAAGGTGGTTTGATGTCGCTAGTCCCTCCCGCTGCACCAGTTCCAATTCAGCCGGTATCGACAGTACCTATAGTTTCGCAGTTTAGTGGTGTAAAACTTCCGACGATTTCTTTACCTCAGTTCGATGGGGACTTGAACGATTGGTTAACATTCCATGACTCATTCAATTCGTTAATCCATTCCGCTTCGGAGATCCCGTGTATCCAAAAATTCCAATACTTACGCTCAGCTTTAAAGGGAGATGCACTTAAACTGATAGAGTCGCTTACGATCACCGCAAACAATTACGCGGTTGCCTGGGAGTCCCTTTTGAACCGGTATTCAAACAAATACTTACTGAAAAAGAAGCACTTGCAAGCCATAACGTCCCAACCCAAGCCAATCGGAAAATCTATTTCATCCCTGCGTGTCGTGGTAGAAGAATTCCAGCGACATGTAAAAATTTTGGAACAACTGAATGAACCTACAGCGCACTGGAGCAGCCTGTTGGTTCAATTGCTTTGTGCAAGAGTCGATGAGCAAACACTGAAAGACTGGGAAGAGTTTATTTCTGCTGATGGTGATCCAACGTACACAAATCTTATCGAATTTCTTACCAAGAAAATCCGCACCATGGAATCACTATCCATAAATGCTGATTATTCTGTGCCATCCACTCCAAATAAACATCATTTTCCCGCAAAGCACCAAAGGTCATCCCTAGGTCAACCTTCTTCCCGAATTGGAAGCTTCGCCGCGACGGAAAACTACTTACCCGCCTGCCATGCATGCGAACACCGACACTTCCTAGTTAAATGTCCTGTTTTCGAGAAAATGTCGTTAAAGGATAAACTCCAATTGGTTAACACAAAGAAGATTTGTAGTAATTGTTTCCGTAGGGATCATTTCGTTCGAAAATGTGCTTCCAAATATGCCTGTCAAATATGCCAAAGGCGTCATCACACTTTGTTACACCCTGGTTTCGAGACAACAGCGACTGTCATCGAAAATCCCAATCATGGCGGTACCCATGGCCAGCTTCCTCAACACTGCCCAAGTTCCAACGTTGCTCGATGTGAGATCGAGACGGTTCCAGCTGCAACTGATAAAATCGTTTCCACCAACTCAGTATCTGACCCCCGCAGTATTACCGTGTTCCTGTCGACGGTGGTACTCATCGTGTTGGATAGATATGGGAGAGAACATCTAGCCCGAGCGATTTTAGATTCTGCATCCCAATGCTGTTTGATGAGCGAACGACTCTCGCAACGATTAAACTTACCTCAACGACGTCTGAATCAACCAATCTTTGGCGTCGGCGAATCAAAAGTTCGAGCTACTGGTTTGGTTTCCACTGAAGTACGATCGCGAATTGGAAAGTTTGCAGTCCAAATAGATTGTCTGATTCTCCCTAAGATTACAACCATGCTACCTGCGGTCACTGTCAAAAGGGACAGTTGGACTATTCCCGAAGGTATTGAACTGGCAGATCCCAACTTTAACGTTTcccaaaaaattgatttgattattGGTGCTGAACACTTCTATACCTTTCTGAAGGGTGGCCGGATTGATTTAGGAAAATCATACCCTATGCTGATTGAAAGCGAGTTTGGATGGCTCGTTACCGGAATATCGTCACATGAAACAACCCATCACACTCCGATATGTAACATTTCTATCCTAGAGTCACTCGATAGGAACATAGAGAAATTTTGGCGAATAGAAGAATTGCACACAAAGGTACTTTCCCCGACAGAACAAATGTGTGAGGACTTTTTTCGTGACACGGTTTCTAGGGACAATTCCGGGCGGTATATAGTGAAATATCCAAAAAGGGAGGACATTTTTAGTAAAATTGGTGATTCCTACTCTAATGCATTAAGGAGATTGGAAAGCCTCGAACGAAAACTGGATCGGAACGAGCAGCTTAAGAAAAGATATCATACGTTCATGTCAGAGTTCATTAACCTCGGGCATATGCGTGAAATATCTCAGGATGAAAAGAAATCTTTGATTACCTGTTACCTCCCTCATCACCCGGTCGTGAAGGAATCGAGCACGACCACCAAGGTGCGCGGCGTGTTCGACGCGTCGGCAAAAACCAGTACCGGATATTCCCTGAACGATGCACTTTTAGTTGGTCCTGCAATCCAAGACGAGTTGTATACCATTATTTTGCGCTTCCGACGATACCGAATAGTTCTTTTGGCGGACATAGAAAAGATGTACCgcatgataaaaatacaccCTGATGATCAGTTTCTCCAATGTGTACTGTTTCGTTTCAACAAAAATCACCCCGTTACTGAATATGTCCTCACCACTGTGACGTATGGATTGGCACCCTCATCCTTTTTGGCGACACGAACGTTGTGTCAACTGGCTGAATTCATCCGAGGAGAGGATAGTGTTGAGTCGGCGATTAAACTGCGCCGAGAGATGTCTGAGTTACTCACGCGAAAAGGTTTTCGTTTACGAAAGTTTTGTTCCAATTCCCACGAGGTCCTAAACGATATACCAGAGGAAGACTTGGCCACTCAATCCGATCGAACGTTCGATCCAGAGCAGACGATCAAAACTTTGGGAATTAGTTGGGAGCCTTCGACTGACCAATTTCGTTTCGAAGTCAACGTTAATATGAAAGATGCATCAATAACGAAACGTCATATCCTATCAATAATCGCGCGGCTTTACGATCCACTTGGTTTAATCGCACCTATCATCGTCCGGGCCAAAATAGTAATGCAACAACTGTGGACGTTATCGTTGGATTGGGATGAAGAAGTACCCGCTGAAATTCAAACCATATGGATATCCTTTATTTCTGATTTACCACAGCTTGCAGAATTTCGTATTGAACGGTATGCATTTGAGACAGGAGATGTGCAATTACACTGCTTTGCGGACGCCTCTGACGTGGCTTATGGggcatgtgtgtatgtgcgttcGGATATGGGCTACGGAAGAATCAAGGTGGAACTATTAACTTCCAAATCAAGGGTGGCGCCGTTGAAAAAACGCAGTATTCCGCGGTTGGAATTGTGCGCCGCTAAGCTAGCTGCTCAGCTAGTGGCAAAGGTTGGTACCGCTTTGGAAATCCGAGTGGAGTCTATTTGGTGCTGGTCAGATTCTACCGTAGTATTATTTTGGCTGCGTTCCCCATCGCCTACCTGGAAAACATTTGTGTCAAATCGCGTGGCTGAAATCCAAATTCTAACCAATGGCTCTAAATGGCGGCATGTACCGGGAGCGGAAAATCCAGCTGATCTAGTTTCCCGGGGTATGACAGTCCAACAAATCATAAGAAGCGAGCTCTGGAGACATGGACCAGAGTGGTTGCAAAAGGATAAAACTTATTGGCCGGAATTTCAAATCCCTTTAGCCGCCCCGTCTGACGAAATACTTGAGCGTAAGGTGACTAGTTTGGCGATCCGAATACCACCACCACCTAACCCTTTAATAACACGATTTTCTTTATATCACCGTATGGTACGATCGATTGCTTATTGCCTTCGATTTATTAAAAACTCTCGTAAGGGAACGAGAGAAAGCACCATTGTTCTATCGCTAGAAGAAGTGAAACATTCACAAACCACACTGGTAAAATTGGTGCAAGCTGAGTGCTACCCGAACGAGCTACGAGTTCTCCGCAGAGGACAATCGGTTGCCAATCAGTCCACATTGAAGCTGTTGAATCCGTTCGTGGACTCGTCTGGAATTATTCGTGTCGGTGGTCGACTGAGACTGTCGAATCAACCTTATGAAACCAAACACCCTATTCTATTACCTGGCACTCATCATTTCACCCGACTGCTGCTTGTATCATACCATCGTAAACTATTACACGGAGGAATTTCTCACACACTCGCTGCAGTTCGAAACGACTTTTGGCCAACCTGTGGTAGAAGGGCCGTACGCAGCACAATTTGGAATTGTTACCGCTGTACCCGTGCCGATCCTCGCCCGATTAAACAGCCTATTGGGCAAATTCCATCGCCTCGCATCACTCCAAGTCGGCCGTTCGCATCAGTTGGTGTAGACTATTGCGGACCGGTCTATATTAAATCCAGAATTCGCAAAGGTACCGCTGGACATCCGAGTATCTCAAGGAGTTACAACGTCAAGCTACCGTCAACCCACGTAAAGTCGATCTGA